The following are encoded together in the Lactuca sativa cultivar Salinas chromosome 1, Lsat_Salinas_v11, whole genome shotgun sequence genome:
- the LOC111921827 gene encoding uncharacterized protein LOC111921827, translating to MAISTSHFMYFAIVVCSLATILGNNNSVSAQCQGDVQGLMEQCARYVQKSGPKIQPSGGCCGVVKNVDLSCVCNHITVEVESVISMEKAAFIAEACGKPLAHGSQCGSYIVP from the exons ATGGCAATCTCCACTTCTCATTTTATGTATTTTGCTATTGTCGTTTGTTCATTGGCTACAATCTTGGGTAACAATAACTCTGTCTCAGCTCAATGCCAAGGTGATGTGCAAGGGCTCATGGAGCAATGTGCTAGATATGTACAAAAATCTGGCCCAAAGATTCAACCATCTGGTGGTTGTTGTGGTGTTGTGAAGAACGTAGATTTGTCATGCGTTTGCAACCACATCACAGTTGAAGTTGAGAGTGTTATCAGCATGGAGAAGGCTGCATTCATTGCTGAAGCTTGTGGAAAACCACTCGCCCATGGATCCCAGTGTGGAA GTTATATTGTGCCATGA